Part of the Salinimonas lutimaris genome, AACTGACGCATTTCTGTCTGCGCGGCTTTTAAGGCTTTGGTGCGCTGAAAAATAAATGTCCAGGATGCCACTGATACACTCAGTAACAACAACATTACCAGCTGTACAACAAAACTGGCCTGCAAAAATAACCCGATAAACGTTAAATCAGATTCCACGCGATAAATCCCCTAACAAAGTGCGTGGTATTTTTCTTGGTCTCATTTTAACCTGATCCACGCACGCAACCTGAACATCAGCAGCAACCAGCAGGTCACCACTTTCATTTTTAATTTTTTGCTGAAACACCATGCTTGCTCCCTTCAATTCTACAATCTGTGATTCAATACTCAACAGCTGATTGAAGCGGGCTGGCGCATAGTTATTCATTTCAACCCGTTTGACGACAAAAGCGATGGATTGTTCCAACAGGATATCCTGTTCGTAGCCAAGCTCTCTTAGCCACTCAGTTCTGGCTCGCTCCATGAACTTCAGGTAGTTGGCGTAATAAACAATTCCACCGGCGTCAGTATCTTCATAATAGATTCTGACGGGCCAATTATGCATAGTTATGCTCTCGCTTTAATATAAATAATCTCAAAAACCCGGCGAACACACCGTATTGTACGTTCACTGAACGCGCAAAATACCGCGTTAAACCCTTTACGGCAATAGCTTTAACAGCAACCATCATCATTAGTTAACATACCATTAACTCATTAGGTAAACTAATCCAAAAATCTAATTTTACTCAATTGTCAGGTCCGCATTTGTCTTTATAATGCGCGTCATCTGTCACACAGACATAACGGTTAACGCCGGTATGTACAGAGATTTATCTCCTGTTAGACATGAGTTCCCTGGATTTATTTCCTTCAACACTTGTTGTTTTCGCCCGTTCATTTTGAGCGGGCTTTTTTATGCCTGCTACAAAATTATCATTGTTTCCAAAGCAACAAAAACGCCCTGTAATGTAAGTTACAGAGCGCTATATCGATCACTGCCGTGACAACAAAACCTAATCCTGCGTGGGATTAAATCCAAAATGCAGATACGCCCGTTGCAGCACAATTCGTCCGCGAGGTGTACGCTGTAAAAAGCCCTGCTGAATTAAAAAAGGCTCAATCACGTCTTCGATGGTCTCTTTTTCCTCAGAGATCGCCGCTGCCAGGTTATCCAGGCCTACCGGGC contains:
- the ybgC gene encoding tol-pal system-associated acyl-CoA thioesterase: MHNWPVRIYYEDTDAGGIVYYANYLKFMERARTEWLRELGYEQDILLEQSIAFVVKRVEMNNYAPARFNQLLSIESQIVELKGASMVFQQKIKNESGDLLVAADVQVACVDQVKMRPRKIPRTLLGDLSRGI